A genomic region of Candidatus Eisenbacteria bacterium contains the following coding sequences:
- a CDS encoding carboxypeptidase regulatory-like domain-containing protein gives MKLLNCALVALALSGTGCGSQSSLSPQVLQVSGTVRLSDGTAVGGAEVWVDDGSNTRSSTLSDPAGRFKIVVPANGGIITLRASEVPPAGVFSVGTISGMVRVGGNPGRITIDIVLDRFDPI, from the coding sequence ATGAAGCTCTTGAACTGCGCGCTGGTCGCGCTTGCCCTCTCCGGCACAGGCTGCGGGTCCCAGTCGTCCCTGTCACCCCAGGTGCTGCAGGTTTCCGGGACCGTCCGTCTATCGGACGGCACTGCTGTGGGGGGCGCGGAGGTCTGGGTAGACGACGGCTCCAACACTCGCTCCAGCACTCTATCCGACCCCGCAGGCCGTTTCAAAATCGTCGTGCCCGCAAATGGAGGCATCATCACCCTCCGCGCATCGGAAGTACCCCCCGCTGGAGTCTTCTCCGTTGGGACCATTTCTGGCATGGTGCGCGTCGGAGGGAACCCCGGCCGGATAACGATAGACATCGTGCTCGACCGCTTCGATCCCATCTGA
- a CDS encoding GAF domain-containing protein, with the protein MNEPITLAARATSQEERLQFLVRASRELALLKRDELARKARDLLLRASGFSELSLWVLDPRSEVLYPWTLCNTPVLGRRPRLSVGQGVAGQACAEEIPAFYPTLSEAQYIPEEWGGRQRSMIQGVLTLPLRRAGEPLGVVVLTKLDSTRPPEEDLSFLRELSIQLAIAVGNSRIYAEATREKVQNHLLLELGTKISVSLDTGQLLEQILDLVFQVVRYDAAGIYLVDKKTQWINQQAIRGYDPNREDAVRLKVGRGLIGWVAKTGRSVIVPDVLRDERYVNARAQTRSEMVAPLRVGSEVIGAFNLESDEPDAYEPEDLELLMTFASQAAVAIERTRLHAEVLETRRLEEELSIGQRIQRTFLPERDPKVANFDIAGANYSSGLVGGDYYDYVRITEGHLGIVVADVSGKGIPAALIMAAFRASLIAEVRNNYAIRTVFSKVNKLLWESVEVERFVTAIYGVLDINARRFTYVNAGHNPGLLYRAATDSFESLDSTGPLLGTLENATFKEKQAEIGRGDILALYTDGITESMNDVQELFGDDRLKDVIRSRKERSAAEIVRGVRETVGAFSGGEPDDDLTLVAVKGV; encoded by the coding sequence ATGAACGAGCCCATCACACTCGCCGCGCGCGCCACGAGCCAGGAAGAGCGGCTCCAGTTTCTCGTTCGCGCTTCGCGCGAGCTGGCGCTCCTGAAGCGGGACGAGCTGGCGCGCAAGGCGCGCGATCTTCTGTTGCGCGCGAGCGGGTTCTCGGAGCTCTCGCTCTGGGTTCTCGATCCGAGGTCGGAGGTCCTCTATCCGTGGACCCTCTGCAACACCCCGGTCCTGGGCCGCCGGCCGCGGCTCAGCGTGGGACAGGGGGTCGCGGGTCAGGCCTGCGCGGAGGAGATTCCGGCCTTCTACCCGACTCTGTCCGAGGCGCAGTACATTCCGGAGGAATGGGGCGGCCGGCAGCGTTCGATGATCCAGGGTGTCCTGACGCTTCCGCTGAGGCGCGCCGGCGAACCGCTCGGCGTCGTCGTCCTCACGAAGCTCGACTCGACGCGCCCTCCCGAGGAGGACCTCTCCTTCCTGCGCGAGCTTTCGATCCAGCTTGCGATCGCGGTGGGGAACTCGCGCATCTACGCCGAGGCGACGCGCGAGAAGGTGCAGAACCATCTCCTCCTCGAGCTCGGCACCAAGATTTCGGTCAGCCTCGACACGGGGCAGCTCCTGGAGCAAATCCTGGATCTGGTCTTCCAGGTCGTTCGCTACGACGCGGCTGGAATCTATCTCGTGGACAAGAAGACGCAGTGGATCAACCAGCAGGCGATCCGCGGCTACGATCCGAATCGCGAGGACGCGGTGCGGCTCAAGGTGGGCCGAGGGCTCATCGGGTGGGTCGCGAAGACCGGGCGTTCCGTGATCGTGCCGGACGTTCTGCGCGACGAACGGTACGTGAACGCGAGGGCCCAGACCCGCTCCGAGATGGTCGCGCCGCTTCGGGTGGGCTCGGAGGTGATCGGCGCGTTCAACCTGGAATCGGACGAGCCGGACGCCTATGAGCCAGAAGACCTGGAGCTCCTGATGACCTTCGCGAGCCAAGCGGCGGTGGCGATCGAGCGCACCCGGCTCCACGCGGAGGTATTGGAGACCCGGAGGCTCGAGGAAGAGCTGTCGATCGGTCAGAGGATCCAGCGGACCTTTCTTCCCGAGCGCGACCCCAAGGTGGCGAACTTCGACATCGCGGGCGCCAATTATTCGTCGGGTTTGGTGGGCGGGGATTACTACGACTACGTGCGGATCACCGAGGGACATCTGGGAATCGTGGTCGCCGATGTTTCGGGGAAGGGGATTCCGGCGGCGCTCATCATGGCGGCCTTCCGCGCGTCGCTCATCGCGGAGGTCCGGAACAACTACGCGATCCGCACGGTCTTCTCCAAGGTGAACAAGCTCCTCTGGGAAAGCGTCGAGGTGGAGCGTTTCGTGACCGCGATCTATGGCGTGCTCGACATCAACGCGCGCCGGTTCACGTACGTGAACGCGGGGCATAACCCCGGGCTCCTGTACCGGGCGGCGACGGACTCGTTCGAAAGTCTGGACTCAACCGGTCCCCTGTTGGGGACGCTCGAGAACGCGACCTTCAAGGAGAAGCAGGCCGAGATCGGACGCGGCGACATCCTCGCCCTCTACACGGACGGAATCACCGAATCCATGAACGACGTCCAGGAGCTCTTCGGGGATGACCGTTTGAAGGACGTGATCCGTTCGAGAAAAGAGCGATCCGCGGCCGAAATCGTGCGGGGGGTCCGCGAGACGGTGGGGGCCTTCAGCGGCGGGGAGCCGGACGATGATTTGACCCTGGTGGCGGTCAAGGGGGTGTAG
- a CDS encoding aminotransferase class I/II-fold pyridoxal phosphate-dependent enzyme — MLDSRVVLTGGGFLPSRDAAGPSTRSVHAGRARDPESGHIVTPIHLSSTYFSRSTRELVEYLEGRRSANFYSRYSNPTVEAAEEKIAALEGGERALCFGSGMAAISSLLLSQLRHGDNVVATRELYGGTFEFLERMLPRWGISVTFVKPGDVKGLEAAVGPMTRLIYTETPTNPKLTIVDIGAVAEAARRNRIPCAIDNTFASPINQRPIGFGFDFVIHSATKYLGGHCDLVGGAVVGPRERLREVWLHRKLLGGIMDPHSAYLLERGIKTLALRMERHNKNALEIAKHLAGHPRVRRVFYPGLPDHPGHEIAKRQMSGFGGVLAFEVDGTKEETIRFVEALELAYLAPSLGGVETLVSQPSMTSHYFLAPEERAAQGISDSLVRVALGIEDAPDLIRDLDRALETSSS; from the coding sequence ATGCTAGATTCGCGGGTGGTCCTCACCGGGGGAGGGTTCTTGCCGAGCCGTGACGCCGCGGGTCCATCCACACGCTCTGTGCATGCCGGCCGCGCTCGCGATCCCGAGTCCGGCCACATCGTCACACCGATCCACCTAAGCTCCACTTATTTTTCCCGCAGCACCCGCGAGCTCGTCGAATATCTGGAAGGCCGCCGTTCGGCGAATTTCTACTCGCGCTATTCCAACCCCACCGTCGAGGCCGCCGAGGAGAAGATCGCGGCGCTGGAAGGCGGCGAACGCGCCCTCTGCTTCGGCTCCGGCATGGCCGCCATCTCCTCGCTCCTCCTGTCGCAGCTTCGCCACGGCGATAACGTCGTCGCGACGCGCGAGCTTTACGGAGGCACGTTCGAGTTTCTGGAGCGGATGCTTCCGCGATGGGGGATTTCGGTCACCTTCGTGAAGCCGGGCGACGTGAAGGGCCTGGAAGCCGCCGTGGGTCCGATGACCCGGCTGATCTACACCGAGACGCCGACCAACCCGAAGCTCACGATCGTGGACATCGGGGCGGTGGCCGAGGCCGCGCGTCGGAACAGAATCCCGTGCGCGATCGATAACACCTTCGCGTCCCCGATCAACCAGCGTCCGATCGGATTCGGATTCGACTTCGTGATCCATTCCGCGACCAAGTACCTGGGGGGGCACTGCGACCTGGTCGGCGGAGCGGTCGTCGGGCCGCGGGAACGCCTGCGCGAGGTGTGGCTCCATCGAAAGCTCCTTGGAGGCATCATGGATCCGCATTCGGCGTATCTGCTCGAGCGCGGGATCAAGACGCTGGCGCTGCGGATGGAGCGCCACAACAAGAACGCCCTCGAGATCGCCAAGCACCTCGCGGGACATCCCAGGGTCCGGCGCGTGTTCTATCCGGGTCTCCCGGACCATCCGGGGCACGAGATCGCGAAGCGCCAGATGTCCGGGTTCGGAGGCGTCCTCGCGTTCGAGGTGGACGGGACGAAGGAAGAAACGATCCGCTTCGTGGAGGCATTGGAGCTGGCGTATCTCGCGCCGAGCTTGGGCGGCGTGGAAACGCTGGTCAGCCAACCCTCGATGACCTCCCACTACTTCCTCGCGCCGGAGGAACGCGCGGCGCAGGGAATCTCCGACTCCCTCGTTCGCGTCGCCTTGGGGATCGAGGACGCGCCCGACCTCATTCGAGACCTGGACCGGGCCCTGGAGACATCCTCGTCCTGA